In Eubalaena glacialis isolate mEubGla1 chromosome 4, mEubGla1.1.hap2.+ XY, whole genome shotgun sequence, one DNA window encodes the following:
- the HBEGF gene encoding proheparin-binding EGF-like growth factor isoform X2, which produces MKLLPSVVLKLFLAAVLSALVTGDSLERLRRGLAAGTSNLDSPTQSTDQLLPPGGGRGREVLDLEETDLDLFRAAFSSKPQALATPSKEERGKRKKKGKGLGKKRDPCLRKYKDFCIHGECKYVKELRAPSCIWEKPVGNMAEWGSWVEWSSRGLLSQVLQVGMRCIWICAMQVCVLRHMCM; this is translated from the exons ATGAAGCTGCTGCCGTCGGTGGTGCTGAAGCTCTTTCTGGCTGCAG TGCTCTCGGCGTTGGTGACCGGCGACAGCCTGGAGCGGCTTCGGAGAGGGCTGGCGGCTGGAACCAGCAATCTGGACTCCCCTACTCAATCTACGGACCAGCTGCTGCCCCCGGGAGGTGGCCGAGGCCGGGAAGTCCTGGACTTGGAAGAGACAGACCTGGACCTTTTCAGAG CTGCTTTCTCTTCCAAGCCACAAGCTCTGGCCACACCAAGCAAGGAGGAGcgtgggaaaagaaagaagaaaggcaagGGGTTAGGGAAGAAGAGAGACCCATGTCTTCGGAAATACAAGGACTTCTGCATCCACGGAGAATGCAAATACGTGAAGGAGCTCCGGGCTCCATCCTGCAT ATGGGAGAAGCCAGTAGGAAACATGGCAGAGTGGGGCTCCTGGGTGGAGTGGAGCTCCCGTGGCCTTCTTTCCCAAGTCCTGCAGGTAGGTATGAGGTGCATTTGGATATGTGCTATGCAAGTATGTGTACTCAGACATATGTGCATGTGA